A section of the Chelmon rostratus isolate fCheRos1 chromosome 16, fCheRos1.pri, whole genome shotgun sequence genome encodes:
- the LOC121619794 gene encoding uncharacterized protein LOC121619794, giving the protein MEEGQDFSLCGKTAVTEANLRDEYYWKLVADFIGPQSGEGLELEMAPCKNRLLIQVGLLREDNNFPWIAIVDWLKKIFPSHHSADFRRLIERGIATTLSLGSDARLTFLESDVNFNFVGPICDSIGVEREHLLEMRDFAERAQSIEVTNGLILELSNFVTREKIAPIVLVTWLRNFNPEFCKNGDIQKAYKVLRAKIRKLKLHYRNYETRSHRRNVAMESLLQSPFELVRKKMPRFIVKKRIKKDDTINYEKVTIKEEYESCEITRGEGSEMNRGVSENSGDETSDEKGEPLTLLDIAMLSVQKLSSVYGGKTAACKQISLGLLKNQYALTCKEHPAMVEFEKKLDSLCEEVSLVSPVVFLNYNANFLVDMHDAIEQQIMTFEKEITVSTGEKLGRDKLPKFANFVNLSESATSRYIHMACDILSPCSSGSQNYRKHWVAFCEEKRNPSRLAVNQSNRFKNYFEAAAGLIHHHKEIALFYSDLLSLNNDECPNIILESVAADADDPVIQSLVCVLAIVYCKILGPYWQLLKSGGEYSLFSTYLLSLYQKFLDWSKDPSTLLEPEGATNVFLQFPLQEKTFDGVFHYCGQWHTNRDLIRACLKRTIKVIAAVTEEHLKDFLPGGMFSQVLSPDLSLQLESCTFSVLMAEYPFGDVYPYKKKRPDKSSKRPSHKNVASDSSQEDDRSGSTDGSSDESSDWQGKRNTHTGSPQSKKGCKIKRENAGRVPQEVPEENMDRDYIVETVSRNGGPCKTQQDVDKMLARFDGKPRVEKREAMRCEILYQKMILNNTDPNLDGVFSNSSQMMLKLKLALPRVKPGYSLVWAPRKTKLRPVLQATTDAATGQSESSHT; this is encoded by the exons ATGGAGGAGGGCCAAGATTTCTCCCTTTGTGGTAAAACAGCTGTAACTGAAGCTAATCTGA gagaTGAGTACTATTGGAAACTTGTTGCAGACTTCATTGGTCCTCAATCGGGAGAAGGATTGGAGCTTGAAATGGCACCATGCAAGAACAGACTGCTGATTCAAGTAGGACTTCTGAGAGAGGACAATAATTTTCCATGGATTGCCATTGTAGATTGGCTCAAGAAAATATTCCCCAGTCATCACTCAGCTGACTTTCGTCGACTGATTGAAAGAGGCATCGCAACAACATTGAGCCTGGGAAGTGATGCCAGGCTGACCTTCCTGGAATCAGACGTCAACTTTAACTTTGTTGGCCCAATATGCGATAGCATCGGAGTCGAACGAGAACACCTTTTGGAAATGAGGGATTTTGCAGAGCGAGCACAGTCGATTGAAGTCACGAATGGATTGATTCTGGAGTTGAGCAACTTTGTCACCAGGGAGAAAATTGCACCAATCGTTTTAGTTACTTGGCTTAGAAACTTCAACCCTGAGTTTTGTAAGAATGGGGATATTCAGAAGGCATATAAAGTCCTTCGAGCCAAGATAAGAAAGTTAAAACTGCATTACCGCAATTATGAAACAAGAAGTCACAGGAGGAATGTAGCAATGGAAAGTCTGCTTCAAAGTCCATTTGAACTAGTCCGGAAAAAAATGCCTAGATTTATTGTGAAGAAACGCATCAAAAAAGATGATACCATTAATTATGAAAAAGTTACAATCAAGGAGGAATATGAGAGCTGTGAAATCACGCGAGGTGAAGGGTCTGAGATGAACAGAGGAGTTAGTGAAAACAGCGGAGATGAAACCTCAGATGAAAAAGGAGAGCCGCTGACCCTGCTTGACATCGCAATGCTGTCAGTCCAGAAGCTGTCAAGTGTGTACGGTGGGAAAACCGCAGCATGCAAGCAAATTTCCTTAGGTCTCCTCAAAAACCAGTATGCTCTAACATGCAAAGAGCATCCAGCCATGGTAGAGTTTGAGAAGAAACTCGACTCACTCTGTGAGGAGgtttcacttgtctctcctgtgGTGTTTTTAAACTACAATGCCAATTTCCTTGTTGACATGCATGATGCCATTGAGCAGCAGATTATGACCTTTGAAAAAGAGATCACCGTATCGACGGGGGAGAAACTAGGCCGGGACAAGCTTCCAAAATTCGCTAACTTTGTGAATTTGTCCGAAAGCGCCACTTCACGCTACATTCACATGGCTTGTGACATCTTAAGCCCTTGCAGCTCTGGTTCacaaaactacagaaaacactgggTAGCTTTctgtgaggaaaagagaaatcCCTCCAGACTTGCAGTAAATCAGTCAAACCGATTCAAAAACTACTTTGAAGCCGCAGCGGGCCTTATTCACCATCACAAAGAGATCGCTCTCTTCTACTCTGATTTGCTGTCACTGAACAACGACGAATGCCCAAACATTATTCTGGAGAGTGTTGCCGCTGATGCTGATGACCCTGTGATCCAGAGCCTAGTGTGTGTTCTGGCCATTGTTTACTGCAAAATCCTCGGTCCTTACTGGCAGCTTCTGAAAAGTGGAGGAGAGTACTCGCTCTTCAGCACGTACCTACTCTCTCTCTACCAAAAGTTCCTTGATTGGTCCAAAGACCCTTCAACTCTGCTGGAACCTGAAGGGGCCacaaatgtttttctgcagttcCCATTGCAGGAGAAAACCTTTGATGGAGTGTTTCATTACTGTGGTCAGTGGCACACGAATAGGGACCTAATCAGAGCTTGCTTGAAGAGGACGATAAAGGTGattgctgctgtcactgaggaGCACCTGAAGGATTTCCTGCCAGGAGGAATGTTTTCTCAAGTCCTTTCACCAGATTTGAGCTTACAGCTGGAAAGCTGCACATTCTCTGTCTTGATGGCGGAATATCCCTTTGGGGATGTGTACCCTTACAAGAAGAAAAGACCTGACAAGTCCTCCAAGCGCCCCTCACACAAGAACGTGGCATCGGACAGCTCTCAAGAAGATGACCGATCTGGTTCAACAGACGGCAGCTCTGATGAATCATCCGATTGGCAAGGTAAAAGGAATACTCACACCGGCAGTCCACAGTCGAAGAAAGGTTGcaaaattaaaagagaaaatgctgGAAGGGTGCCTCAAGAAGTGCCTGAGGAGAACATGGATAGGGACTACATAGTAGAAACAGTAAGCAGAAATGGAGGGCCATGCAAGACACAGCAAGATGTTGACAAAATGCTTGCACGTTTTGATGGAAAACCCCGAGTAGAGAAACGGGAAGCAATGCGATGTGAGATACTGTACCAGAAAATGATCCTAAACAACACGGACCCAAACTTGGATGGTGTTTTTAGCAACAGCTCACAAATGATGTTGAAGCTGAAGCTCGCACTTCCTCGTGTTAAACCTGGATACTCTCTTGTTTGGGCacccagaaagacaaaactgagGCCTGTGCTCCAAGCCACAACGGACGCCGCAACCGGACAGAGTGAAAGCAGCCACACATGA
- the slc52a2 gene encoding solute carrier family 52, riboflavin transporter, member 2, with product MCRGFWSSVAVTHGLIALFAMGSWISVNSLWVELPVVVSVLREGWNLPAYLSVLIALGNLGPIVVTIIHHCAPGRLKERLAIHCIQVLAVAASGLLAVFWSHTVTIAGKERSLLFLLFTFVLALVCCTSNVTFLPFMFRYPPQYIRTFFIGQGFSALFPCVVALGQGVGKLECKTVNGTVKPEYLKENFPAQNFFWFLCVMLSISSLSFWALTQRRTESPEDALPQESDKAAAEKYGEETHPLHNGGTPVSEEQIQVEEQPPAPTFWTQRNIYLLLLLAVCNALTNGVLPSVQSFSCLPYGTMTYHLSVVLGNIANPLACFLAMFVVLRSSTGLGFLALGGAVFAAYLMALAALSPCPPLLGNPAGRAVVVISWIVFTALFSYVKVVIGTLLHEAGHAALLWCGISIQAGSLIGALTMFPLVNVYHVFARAQECVDNCS from the exons ATGTGCCGCGGTTTCTGGAGCAGTGTTGCGGTGACCCACGGGCTGATAGCTCTGTTCGCAATGGGCTCCTGGATTTCCGTCAACAGTCTGTGGGTCGAGCTCCCGGTGGTCGTCAGTGTGCTACGCGAAG GATGGAATCTGCCTGCCTACCTCTCAGTGCTGATAGCCTTAGGGAACCTGGGGCCGATAGTAGTCACCATCATACACCACTGTGCTCCGGGACGTTTAAAAGAGCGCCTCGCCATCCACTGCATCCAGGTGCTGGCGGTGGCAGCATCTGGTCTCTTGGCTGTCTTCTGgtcacacactgtcacaataGCCGGAAAGGAAAGGTCACTGCTGTTCCTGCTCTTCACCTTCGTGTTGGCTTTGGTTTGCTGCACATCCAATGTCACCTTCCTGCCTTTTATGTTTCGTTACCCCCCTCAGTATATCCGCACTTTCTTCATCGGTCAAGGCTTCAGCGCCTTGTTCCCTTGTGTTGTGGCTTTAGGGCAAGGCGTTGGCAAGCTGGAGTGTAAAACTGTGAATGGCACAGTGAAGCCAGAGTATTTGAAAGAGAACTTTCCTGCACAGAACTTCTTCTGGTTCCTGTGTGTTATGCTGTCAATATCATCTCTGAGTTTCTGGGCTTTAACACAAAGAAGGACAGAGTCACCGGAAGATGCACTGCCACAGGAGTCTGACAAAGCAGCAGCGGAAAAATATGGAGAGGAAACGCACCCGCTTCACAACGGAGGGACGCCGGTGTCTGAGGAGCAGATACAGGTGGAGGAACAGCCACCTGCTCCGACATTTTGGACACAGCGGAACATCtacctgctgttgctgctcgCTGTCTGCAACGCCCTCACCAACGGGGTCCTGCCGTCTGTGCAGAGTTTCTCCTGTTTGCCTTATGGCACAATGACCTATCACCTCTCTGTGGTGCTTGGCAACATAGCGAACCCCTTGGCCTGCTTTCTAGCTATGTTTGTTGTCCTGAG GTCGTCCACTGGTCTGGGCTTCTTGGCTTTAGGAGGGGCAGTTTTTGCTGCATATCTCATGGCGTTAGCAGCACTCAGCCCCTGTCCTCCACTCCTGGGAAACCCTGCTGGCAGGGCTGTAGTG GTCATCTCCTGGATTGTTTTCACTGCCCTCTTCTCCTATGTGAAAGTGGTGATTGGGACTTTGCTTCACGAGGCAGGTCACGCTGCCCTGCTGTGGTGCGGCATCTCTATCCAGGCCGGCTCCCTCATCGGAGCCCTCACCATGTTCCCTCTGGTCAACGTCTATCACGTGTTTGCCCGGGCTCAAGAATGTGTGGATAACTGCAGTTAG
- the si:ch73-196l6.5 gene encoding riboflavin transporter 2 has translation MSLLTHLLACLFGMGSWVSINGLWVELPLIVPQIPEGWYLPSYLSVIIQMANVGPLFVTLMHRFRPGVLNETAVIYMIISLGTVASFLMGFFWKETIVVAGVSRSVALLVLTFFLSVVDCTSSVTFLPFMMRLKPQYLTTYYIGEGVSGLLPALVALIQGVGVVHCINSTQSLKHTLNSTNSSVTFDLLAQYQPANFSAEVFFFFLSAMMLVCLGAFLLLNYHPSVARERTNDLYTNGLKEKSQANRKWVEQKPMIDPIRCTNQKCRSSFGTGSYSWMQVFYIFVILAWVNALSNVVIPSVQSYSCMPYGNKAYHLSATMAAVSNPLACFIAMFFPIRSLLLMGALTVIGSGLGAYIMGIAVLSPCPVLVHETSGGVIIVLAWILFILTLSYVKVIIGVILRDEGHSALVWCGAVVQLGSLLGAVTMFPLVSVYNYFSSGDPCNTKCP, from the exons ATGTCCCTTCTCACCCACCTGTTGGCATGTCTGTTCGGGATGGGCTCCTGGGTCTCCATCAATGGCCTGTGGGTGGAGCTGCCCCTGATCGTCCCACAGATCCCGGAGGGCTGGTACCTGCCCTCTTACCTCTCCGTGATCATCCAGATGGCCAACGTCGGCCCTCTCTTCGTCACTCTGATGCACCGCTTCCGGCCTGGCGTCCTGAACGAGACCGCCGTCATATATATGATCATCAGCCTGGGTACTGTGGCGAGCTTCCTGATGGGTTTCTTCTGGAAGGAGACCATCGTTGTGGCCGGTGTCTCTCGCAGTGTAGCCCTCCTCGTCTtaactttcttcctctctgttgttgACTGCACTTCCTCCGTCACCTTCCTGCCCTTCATGATGCGTCTCAAGCCCCAGTACCTGACCACCTACTATATTGGGGAGGGTGTGAGCGGCCTGCTGCCTGCTCTAGTGGCTTTAATCCAGGGTGTTGGGGTGGTCCACTGCATAAACAGCACCCAGTCTCTGAAGCACACACTGAACTCCACCAACAgctctgtgacctttgacctcctggCTCAGTATCAGCCAGCCAACTTCTCAGCTgaggtgtttttcttcttcctcagtgcCATGATGCTGGTGTGCCTGGGGGCGTTCCTGCTGCTGAACTACCACCCATCTGTGGCCAGGGAACGTACCAATGATCTGTACACCAACGGGCTAAAAGAGAAATCtcaggcaaacaggaagtgggtcGAGCAGAAGCCCATGATTGATCCAATCAGATGCACAAACCAGAAGTGCAGAAGCAGCTTTGGTACTGGCTCTTACAGCTGGATGCAGGTGTTTTATATCTTTGTGATCCTGGCCTGGGTGAATGCTCTGAGCAACGTGGTGATTCCCTCGGTGCAGTCCTACTCATGCATGCCGTACGGGAACAAAGCCTACCACCTGTCAGCCACCATGGCTGCCGTGTCAAACCCTCTGGCCTGCTTCATCGCCATGTTCTTCCCTATAAg atctctgctgctgatgggagCTCTCACGGTGATAGGCAGTGGACTTGGAGCTTATATAATGGGCATAGCAGTGCTGAGCCCATGTCCAGTGCTGGTGCATGAAACTTCAGGTGGTGTCATCATT GTGTTGGCCTGGATCCTCTTTATTCTCACTCTATCCTATGTGAAGGTGATCATCGGGGTGATCCTGCGTGACGAGGGCCACAGCGCCCTCGTGTGGTGCGGAGCTGTAGTGCAGCTGGGCTCCCTGCTGGGAGCTGTGACCATGTTTCCGTTGGTCAGTGTGTACAACTACTTTTCATCAGGAGACCCGTGCAACACAAAATGCCCCTAA